ACATTTGAGTTCAAAAGTTATCTGGGAAAATAAAAGCACTAAAATAGCAAACATGGAGGTAGATGACCTCCTTACAGAAACCATATGCAGCTAAGTTGTgtacctttttctttatttagaaACTTTATTAAAATGGCTAAGATAAGACACAGCCACATAACTCATAGAACTGACCTGGAATGAAGTATATAATGTTGGGAGAAACGGATGATCCAACAGTGAGTATATTTCTCTTTCGATACAAACTCGATGAACCTGCAGATTGCAGAAATTAAATGCAGCTTAATAATCCATATAGAATGAACAGACTTGATATGGATGTTTAGAATTGCCCTCTTGCCTCCGGTATCCACAAATATCTTGATAAATACTACACAAACTTCCTAAATAAATTAATGTTTTACACTCTTGGAAGATTTGTGCTACCATCACAGTAGTAAAGTTTTACCGTCAAAATTCCCCCTTCATTCTTTCAGTTTACTAGCTTGAAACACTACCCCTCCCTTCCCGCAGCAGGAGGTATGCACATCCACCCAACCATATAGACATAAAACGATTCGTTCAATTACTACTTGCAGTAGTCAGTGTGTAAAAGGACACAGAAGACAGAACATAATGTCAAAATTTAGTTTAAGAAATTACCTTGTTGCGGTTCAACATCACTGATTTGTCCATTGCCTTCATTGCAAATAATTCACCACTGCCTAGCAACTCCACCAGGTGTACACTGGAGATAAATAAAattgttagatgtatatgtactgttggtATTTCCCCTTTTGTATTAGGGGGTTTTGTGTATACTTCCTTCCTATACCAGTATATATATAGACCTAGTGCCCCtattatgaatacaagtgctattcctaacagTTGTATTTGATGAATCTCGTCCTTTCTATCCTCGTCCTTCTTCTGATATTTCCCCTGCATCTTTAGTTGATCCACTATCCTTTTTGATATTACCTGATACTTCTATTGCTATCACACCTATATCACAGTGGAGGTGGCTCACCCTGTAGTCTCCTTGCCTGTCCATCGTGCTGATGTGCTCTCTTCGGAGCCTACTTCTTTGGAGTGTCCTAATGTGGCTGCTGATTTTTCTGTGAAGCCACCAGTGACACGTGTATATACTCGTCGTGTTCGGACTTCTTCTGATGTGCCATCTTCTTCTGATGTGCCATTTTCGTCTGATACGCCATCTTCTCCTATTGAAGCCTCTCTTCCAAAGGATTCCTCTCCTGAGCAGCTTCTTCGTCGTAGTCATAGTCTTCGTAGACGTCCTGATTATTATTCTCCTACTGCTTATGCTGCTACTGTTCTTTCGGAGCCGGCATCTTATCGTGATGCTCTTCCTCGTCTGGAATGGCAGCACGCTATGGCTGAGGAGCACGCTATGGCTGAGGAGATTGCTGCTCTTGAGCGCACTCACACGTGGGATCTTGTTCCTTGTCCTGCACATGTGCGCCCTATTACATGTAAGTGGGTTTATAAGGTGAAGACCCGCTCTGATGGTTCTCTTGAGCGCTATAAGGCTCATTTTGTTGCTCGTGGTTTTCAGCAGGAGTATGGTCGAGACTATGATGAGACTTTTGCTCCCATTGCTCACATGACCACTGTTCGCACTCTTCTTGTTGTGGCCTCTGTTCGTGAGTGGTTCATCTCTCAGCTTGATGTCAAGAATGCCTTTCTTAATGATGAGCTGCGTGAGGAGGTCTATACGTAGCCGCCGCCTAGTTATTTTGTTCCTTTGTTCCTGAGGGTATGGTTTGTCGTCTTCGTCGCTCGCTTTATGGCCTAAAATAGGCTCCTTATGCTTGCCTCTGTGGTCACTGCTGCTGGCTTTTCTGCTAGTGCTCATGATCCTGTGCTTTTTGTCCATACCTCACCACGTGGTCgaactcttctccttctttaTGTCGATGATATGATCATTACTGGAGATGAGCCTTAGTATATCGCCTTTGTCAAGGCCCGTCTCAATGAGCAGTTTCTTATGTCTGATCTTGATCCTCTTCGTTTCTTTCTTGGGATTGAGGTTTCTTCTACATCTGAGGGCTTCTATCTGTCTCAAGAAAAGTAAAAGTATATTCAGGATCTTCTTGATCGTGCTTCTCTTAAATATCATCGGACTGTTGAGACTCCCATGAAACTTAATGTTCATCTTCGAGCCACTGATGGTGAGCCTCTTGAGGATCCCACTCGTTATCGTCATATTGTTGGGAGTCATGTTTATCTTGGTGTTACTCATCCTGATATCTCCTACGTTGTGCATATCTTGAGTCAATTTGTTTCAGCTCCCACTCATCTTCATTATAGTCATCTTCTTCGTGTCTTATGTTACCTTCGTGGAACACTTTCACGTCGTCTATTCTTTCCACGTTCTAACTCCTTAGATCTCCAGGCATATAGTGATGCTACCTGGGCTAGTGATCCCTTTGATCGTCGATCTTTTTCTGCctattgtgtttttcttggaGGTTCCCTTATTGCTTGGAAGACTAAGAAGCAGGTAGCAGTTTCTCGTTCGAGTGCTGAGGCTGAGTTGCGTGCTATGACGCTTGTGACGGCAAAGGTGACTTGGTTACGGTGGTTGcttgaggattttggtgtttCAGTTTCTGTGCCGACTCCTCTTTTGTCCGACAGTACAGGTGCTATCAGTATTGCCCGTGATCCGGTGGAGCATGAGCTTACTAAGCATATTGGTGTGGATGATTCTTATACACGATCACAGGTTCAGGATGGGGTTATTGCTCTTCAGTATGTGCCTTCAGAGTTGCAGTTGGCTGATTTCTTTACAAAGGCACAGACTCGAGTTCAGCACAGATTTTATCTCTCCAAACTCAGTGTTCTTGacccaccatgagtttgaggggAGGTGTTAGATGTACATGTACTGTTGGTATTTTCTCTTTTGTATTAGGGGGTTTTGTGTATATTTCTCCCTTCctgtacctgtatatatatgggcctagTGCCCCtattatgaatacaagtgctattcctaacaaAAACCAAAGATTGGTATTGTAACCATTCTTAAAACAAAGAAAAGTTCATAAACAAGACCAAGGAACATGAGGCCTAGGCATTGTATTCAGATGATGAAAATCATAGATTCTAGCTAGAACATACATGACTCAAACATGACATAAGCAAAATCACAAGACTGACCAACTGTCATCATTactaaataaatattttgaattGTATAATGTTACCTTAATGGTTTCATATATATAACAAGAGAACCTCTTCATAACAGTGgaacatcattattttttaaaaaaagtgaaAGAAACCAGTGGAACAAAGACATTACCGAGGGGTGTGGTTGGGATTATCAGTTTGTTTAGGTGGCAAGGCAACTGTCAGAGTTCATCAAATATCATTTAATTATGATCTAAGGGTATGAAATATGGATTGATTTCTATCCACTTTGCTTTGTATTGACATAATTAACTGGAGATTTTTCTTGCCAGCAGAAATTCAGAAATTAGAACTAATCATAAATAGCTAGTAAAATGGAGACCTATAGGGTGAAAAAGATTATTAAGGAGATCTCTGTACCTGCCAGTGTCACCACAACCCAAAGGTTTTACAGGCTTGAAGTGCTTTAAGCCAATCTTCTCCCCAGATTTTGTAATCTGAAGTACCACCAGAAGTTATTATGCTACTATGGAACTGAAATTGTAAACTCTATTTTATATTTTTGGCATGCATAAACCAATCTGATGAATACCAAgttacaaaaaaaatcaagcattTTGCGCATTGAATATTTTCTACATACTCTTAATATGTTAAACATCACAAAAGGATATTGCAAGTTCATGATATGGCAAAGATTCTATGCAAGAGCAGGCACCATTGTGCATATCTGTAATGAGATGGTATTCATACTACACAAGCTTAGTTATGGAAGAAATTACAATTTGAAAAAGATTGAACTGAACCATTGCAAAGATGTGTGCAGATTGTCCAACTTAATTATGGAAGATATTACAATTTGAAAAAGGTTGAACTGAACCATTGCAAAGATGTGTGCAGATTGTCATCCAGCGTTGGACTTTCTTCTGTCCAATACCTTAAGCATAATGGAAAGTAATCCTAAAGCAGTTTGGTTGAGTGCTACTTGCATCATAACCTTAACAAAGAACTGTCCATAGCATACCTTTTGTATCGCTATCCAAGAAGAGTTGTATCGTTTGTGAGGTTTTGGAGAAACAggtttagagtaagttgcccACAGGTCCTCTGGTCTCTGCAAATACAACAAAGAACTGTCTAAACAAAGCAGACATCTAAAATATTCACATTAATTTAAATTAAACATTGTGGTTATGGTTTCTATTTTATAATGTGCTGAGACCATCTGTATAGTTCAATTGTGTGTTGACCTTTACCTTCTCTTCTCAAGCTGCCCCATCTCATACTTATAACTGTCTCTTTGTTAGCAGAACTTGCATTTTAATATAGAGCATTAACTGGACATCCAAAATAGCAAGCTACCGTATATTTATAGGATTATATCGAGCAAGCTTGTGAATAGTCAGTCACTGGCATATGCTTTTGGAAAATAGTAAACAAAAAAATAGATGTACCTTACCACGTTGGGATCAGGAAGCTCTCTAACTGCTTCATCCACATTCTCCGCTGTAGCTTTGACCTATTTGAATTTGATCATATTAATAATCAGTGTACTTCAAATTTGGAAGCAATGGTACATTTACATACTTCCGCAATCATGATTATCAATCAGCTACATTTAAGTTGCTTGCTAATTTCTCAATTTCCTGGTTTATTTGTACTAAGTGCTAGTGTATCACACTCACATCAAGGAATTTTGAAGGTTAATTCATCCAGAGGAGAAGGATGTCATGGACAATAACCAGCAGAATAGAAACCAACTGGCTGAcactttatttttcattttaatGTTGGCATCCTGCAGATCTAGTTTACatcatcaaaaagaaaaatacaaaaaaagcTGACCTACCAATTTAGTGCTTTGTAGCTCAGTGTTTTCAGAGAGACGATTCCTAAGGGGTTCGACATGGTCGCTTCCATCAAGCTGAACACCGATGAAGTATTGAAGCTCCCCCTACATACACAGTAGTACGGATGAGTATGATCACCATACTGACACGTACATTGAACAAGCACAAAGCATGTTCAGAAGAGCAATGGATGGGGTCAGTACCTTCTGGTCCCGCATTGGCTGCAGGTGGAACAAGTTCCAGAACTTCTTCCCTGGTCCATGACAATGAAAACAGTGGAAAAATATCAGCATAGTGCATAGCGCCCACATCAACCATACATACATTGACTAAACTCCGCAGCAGTAAAAATGCCAATTGCTCATGCTCTgcagaacttttttttttgtcaggaAATGCAAATTGTACCGCTCTTGGTGTAGTTGATTAGCTGGACCGTTATCTCCTTCTGCTCTCGGATGGCCTCCCGGATCTTGTCGACTGTGGACATGTCGGTCTCCGGCCCTTGAAGAAATCTGCAGACATCAGGATGAAATCACTTCACTAATCCACTCAAAACCAAAGCAGTAGAACCTAGGAATGTGTTTCTACAAAAATAAAATCACTGGGAAGGCAGCGGAGCACAAATGCAGAGGCGCGCGTAGTCGTAGAACACGTACGCGGAGCACAAATGCAGAGGCGCGCGTATTCGTAGAACACGCACCATAGCACGGGAACATCTGACGGAACGCGCGGCAAGAACGGCGGAGAGAACTCGCTCCCCGGCACCAGGGGGCAGCCTTTACCCTTGCGCCacggccgtggcggccgccgcgacAAAGAGAACGGCGGGGGCTCGTGAGTCGTGCCCATCGAATCCGGGGTCGGAGGTGGTGGAAGCAGTGATGCACATACATGGCCCATAGCCGGGGGTCGGACGGACGTCGCCGCGCCGTCGCGGGCGACCGCCGCCGGCATTGAGGCACTGAGGCGGCGCCCTCACCAGAGAAACCCGGCGAGAAAGGGCTGATGGGCCGTTGGGTTCTGGACTTCAGCCGGATAGATGAGCTTGGGCCTAAATCTTGGCCCGAGTCGACCAACCATTGTTCAATAATTAGAAGCCAAAAGGTCACATCTTTTTTGTGATAATATAGCGATTATTGGCGAGGCAAAAGCCACTCACTAATTAGAAGCCAAAAATGTCATGAGGGTTATTTTCTGACAAGTTGCTTTGGAGAAGAAAGTAATTCATAAAGCCTCCTCCAGCAAGGCCACCTCAGTTAGCTTACAGGAAATCACCTCATGACTTTGCTTACGTGAAAGAGAGAGAAGGTGAGAAAAAAGAGTGCATTATCTCCTCTTCAAGAGCTAGCTCATAGAGAGGAAGTGGACTGCACACTTTGTTGGTGAGAGAAGTGTTGCGGGACAAGATAGTTTGAGCAACGTGCCATTAGACAAATCATTAGGGAGACAATCTTTTTACCGCCTCTTATATGAGGTGGACAACTTTTAAGCTAGTGCACTAACTCAACCATTGGAGAAAGCCTGACAAGAGCATGTAGTTTCTCTTGTGCTAACGATTTTCTTTCAGAGAAACTTTCAAAATTCTTGTTAGTCTTAAGAATGCTGATTATTAGGAAAGCAAAGACCTGGGACTAGAGTTGGTAAGTGATAGCCTTGCCTATGACTTGATCCTCTGGATGAAATTAACAGTTGTAGTTGAAAAGTTACAAAAGGATACCATCTCCAATTCACACACAATTCTTTGAATTCACTTGGTCTTTCACCCAATTGAGTATCCCCTTATCCACATTTCTGCTCCTGTCAAGCCTATATCAATCAATCATTTATTCCCAGATGCTttgtcattcttttttttaattctagTTATTCCTATGCGAGTGGCATGACGaaaattttcctttttgaatTCTTTTTTAGTATAtgaagcaaaaagaaagaaaagatggaTAAGGATTGTATTCATTaattatttctctattttttattACTTAATTTACgaatttcaaaaattttgtATTATATTGGATTCGTTAGAGAATTCGAAGAATTACAACAAAATCTTTAGAAATCACATTTTTAGTTAGGAGCTTCTATGgattttattcttcttctttggatCCAAAATAGAATAATAAAAGAATAGGTATAAGAATTAAGTTAAGTCGATCCAAAAAATAACCTCATTTTCTCTACCAAGTTCTCGAGAGGATAACATATACCTTTTCCTTGCAGGCTTTTGGATGTTGTATTAGGCACGAGGATCAAACCGCTTGTCAAATCATAGGGGCATCAAGGACTTTTGTGTTATGATGCAATTAACCATTTGATTTGGATTTATGGCAAGATAAGGCATCCTTGGACCTTTTCTCACCATCCGGAGGATTTGCCAAGTTCCTACTTTGCTGAGGGAGACAAGTGCTTCATTCTCAGCCACAGCTACTGGACTTGGCCTTCTCCATACCTGATTTTCTCACAAACTTTATTGCTTTCATTAAGAATGTATGTTGGCATTACCATAACCTTTAATTTCGTCGTGCTCAACTGTCCTAGTCCTAGCCATTGATCGGTTCAACACCCCCACATTGGCAATGTGAAATGGACGAAGAAAGAGGAAGCCAAAGTTTTGATGAAGTGGATCGATTTCCCCCATGAAAATTTTGTTGCTTGACATTTCTGTCAAGTTAGAGGGCACTTGTTGAATTCCCTAGTATCTATTTAGTTTTAGAGTTTGCCTTTGTATTTCAATATCGGGTGGACGGGTTTAAAAAATGTTTCAACCGAATGCTGAAATGTCTTAGGTAATAATAGCTAAAACTCAACAGCCGAGCTGAATGCTTTTCAACTACTACGATGATAAAAGTTGAAATTTTCAATTGAGGATTTATTCTCCTTCAGGATTTAGGACTTGTTCGGTTTTAGCGGGAATTGAAAAGGAATAGAGCCAATCCCTTACAAATATCCTTGAGAAGGGTTAACCGAACAAGCTCTTATTAGTTGGATTAATTCATTATTGGTGTCTGCAAATTTCATAAATAAATtcgttttttttcaaaaaaaatgagcAGTGTGTTTCATCATTCAATTCAACAAGCGATAACACTTTTGGTACATATTAACACACaaagttattttttaaataacttATGTATTTTACAATGGCATCTATTTGAGAACGAATGGACTGGATTAGTTTCATGTAGTCCCCTTAATTGCAAATATATAAAAGTAAATTTTTGGTTTATACTGAGTCAAACTATTTTCAGGTATGACAATAAATTATTGAAAACACAAATGATTTTGCAACAAAAGCTTGATGCTAATGGATTCATCACGAAAAATTATTTTATAATGTACTATTTTTTCTCTatttaaaataatatattttataGAAAAAGCTAATCAAAGTTTCACCTCGCAAAACCGATTTCCTAAACTGCTTGTATCTGCGGTAGTAACATCAGAGGGAGAAGGCAGGAACTAGGAAGGCTAAGCTCCAATCAAAAGATGGCAGGTTTGAATAGTACTAGTAGCAGTGTAGCACAATTGTTATGTCGCTGACAGGTGGGGTCCGCTCACCTGCAGTTCCTTCCGAGGATCTCCTCTCGCGTGTACTCCGTCAGCTCCAGGAAGCTGTCCGACGCGAAGATCTGCACAATCCAAGCACTCGACGGTGAGCAATCACGAGAGGCTCACCAGGTTAGAAAAATGGCGGGAAAAAATTGCTTACGATGGGGTTGTCCGGGAGCCTGGGGTCGGTGATGACGAAGTTCTTCTCGATACGCTCCAGCGTGGTGGCCAGGTCGATCCCCTGCCTGatgtccctctccctcccctcttgCTCCCAGCTGTGCTTgcgctccttctcctcctctggcggcggcggcggcggcggcgccggcgccggcgcctccacCGCTGCCAGCGCCTCCTTGCTTCCCACCGAGCTCCTCTTCCCCATCTTGAACCTGCCAAGAAGCCATCCATGCCTGTCATGTCGCACGGGCCCCGAGTGAGAAACAGCCGCTGCAGCGGAGGCTTGTGATTTACTGACCCCATGAGGGAGATGCGGCCGCTCATCTTCCTGCTGAGCTTGGAGTCCTCCTTCTTGAGATCCCAGAGCGGGGACTTGAGGCTGGCGCCGGGGCCGACCAGCGGCGacgccggggccggcgggggctccatgggctcctcctcctgggagCGCGCGCGCGGGTCCTTCACCTTCTGCACCACCTCCGTTATCGACGACATCGCCGTCTCCTTCTGCCGGTCTGCGGGTTCATTCCAAGAACAGAGACATGCATGATCATTATTGCAGCGGCATTGGTATTGGCATGAagccgccggccggcgaagACTCACCGTCGTAGTGGATTAGCGAGACTGGCAGCTCGTTGGGGCGCATTCGCTTGTCACTGAGCCCCTCCGTGTACTTGCTCACCTCCACTTGCATCCTGCCACGGATCAACCAACCAATCGAAAATCAATCAATCTCAAATCGAAGCAGAGCCCGACAGAGCACGAGAAGAGCACACGTACCCGATGAACTTGATGACCTTgccgttgttgtcgcggatggGGGTGACGGTGAGCAGGTTCCAGAAGGGCGTGCCGTCCTTGCGGTAGTTGAGGAGCCGCCCGCAGAAGCTCCGGCCGGCCTTGACGGCGTCGCGGATCTTGGCGACCTCGGCCATGTCGGTGTCGGGGCCCTGCAGGAAGCGGCAGTTGCGGCCGATGACCTCCTTGGCGGAGTAGCCGGTCATGGTGTAGAACCCGGCGCTGGCGTAGATGATGGGGATGTCCGGGCGCGTCGCGTCGGAGACGACGAAGGTCTGCTGCAGGCTGGAGAGCGCGTCCTTGAGATCCTGCGACACCCGCGGCACCGACGACGAGTCCCCCgacgcgcgcgcgccgtcgaGGGACGACTTGGTGCTGCCCACGCCGCTGTCGCGCCCGGCGCGCTGGAACGACGGCAGCCGGTTGCTGTTGCCGGGGACCGGGGAGGACGACGCCTCCTCCACGATCTCCAAGCCTCCACCCGACACGGAAAGCGGCAGCGGGAAGGTGAAGCtgctggtggcggcgccggcgccggcgtcggcggcgctgcCCGACGGGAACGCCATCCACTTGTCCaccttctccgacgcctgcctCGACGACCCCGCCATGGAtgctgccggcgccgctccTCCGACCACTCACTACGACGACGAGGCTGTCGCGATCAACGGCCGCGAACAACCATCTGCTGAATCACTGGTTCTGCTGGCAAGAACAAggaaggagggaaaaaaaaggaacttcAAGTAAAAACAAAAATGGGGTTGAATGAAATCGATCCCGGGCAAATTTGTGGCGAGGAAGACAGAAACAGCAAAAATCTAGCGGGACGTTTTTGTCTGAGGAGCGAGGAACAGCTGGGGAACTTTTGAACTGGATTTACTAGCTGCCTAACCCGACAGGCACAGTAGCAGAGCAAGCAACGTCTCGCTACCTCTCACTGT
This portion of the Setaria viridis chromosome 7, Setaria_viridis_v4.0, whole genome shotgun sequence genome encodes:
- the LOC117863156 gene encoding phototropin-2 — translated: MAGSSRQASEKVDKWMAFPSGSAADAGAGAATSSFTFPLPLSVSGGGLEIVEEASSSPVPGNSNRLPSFQRAGRDSGVGSTKSSLDGARASGDSSSVPRVSQDLKDALSSLQQTFVVSDATRPDIPIIYASAGFYTMTGYSAKEVIGRNCRFLQGPDTDMAEVAKIRDAVKAGRSFCGRLLNYRKDGTPFWNLLTVTPIRDNNGKVIKFIGMQVEVSKYTEGLSDKRMRPNELPVSLIHYDDRQKETAMSSITEVVQKVKDPRARSQEEEPMEPPPAPASPLVGPGASLKSPLWDLKKEDSKLSRKMSGRISLMGFKMGKRSSVGSKEALAAVEAPAPAPPPPPPPEEEKERKHSWEQEGRERDIRQGIDLATTLERIEKNFVITDPRLPDNPIIFASDSFLELTEYTREEILGRNCRFLQGPETDMSTVDKIREAIREQKEITVQLINYTKSGKKFWNLFHLQPMRDQKGELQYFIGVQLDGSDHVEPLRNRLSENTELQSTKLVKATAENVDEAVRELPDPNVRPEDLWATYSKPVSPKPHKRYNSSWIAIQKITKSGEKIGLKHFKPVKPLGCGDTGSVHLVELLGSGELFAMKAMDKSVMLNRNKVHRVCIEREIYSLLDHPFLPTLYTSFQTPTHVCLITDFCPGGELFALLDRQPMKLFREESARFYAAEVVIGLEYLHSLGIIYRDLKPENILLQEDGHIVLTDFDLSFLTSSKPHVIKHSTSRRRRSKEFLPPSFVSDPATPSNSFVGTEEYIAPEVITGAPHSSAIDWWALGILLYEMLYGRTPFRGKNRKKTFHNILHKDLTFPSSIPVSLAAKQLIHGLLQRDPSSRLGSSAGANDIKQHPFFEEIYWSLIRCMEPPALDVPLKLTRKEPELKVKPEGDSLTPSIETF